A window from Malania oleifera isolate guangnan ecotype guangnan chromosome 7, ASM2987363v1, whole genome shotgun sequence encodes these proteins:
- the LOC131159657 gene encoding uncharacterized protein LOC131159657 produces MSPRAAQIRLVSMHPEVYEPCDDSFALVDALLADRTKLIEHHPTLCMEVGSGSGYVITSLALMLRKEAPRAQYFATDINPHAMEVTRKTLEAHGVHAELVATDIASGLDRRLAGLVDVMVVNPPYVPTPEDEVGRHGIASAWAGGENGRSVIDKILPVADNLLSDRGWLYMVTLSANDPSQICRQMGEKGYAAKIVVQRSTEEESLHVIKFWRDGTQSMAKEMSNTNNTVFRGVLESVRSQFPQLLFWSNGHDNNS; encoded by the coding sequence ATGTCCCCAAGAGCTGCCCAAATCCGCCTTGTCAGTATGCATCCTGAAGTTTATGAGCCATGTGATGATTCTTTTGCGCTAGTTGATGCACTATTAGCTGATCGAACTAAACTGATAGAGCATCATCCAACATTGTGCATGGAAGTGGGTAGTGGTAGTGGTTATGTTATTACTTCCCTTGCTCTTATGCTCAGAAAGGAGGCTCCTAGAGCTCAGTATTTTGCAACTGATATCAATCCGCATGCCATGGAAGTGACACGAAAGACACTGGAAGCACATGGTGTTCATGCAGAATTGGTAGCCACAGATATTGCGTCGGGACTGGACAGGAGACTCGCAGGATTGGTGGATGTGATGGTTGTGAACCCACCATATGTGCCAACCCCTGAGGATGAAGTGGGACGTCATGGGATTGCATCTGCATGGGCTGGAGGAGAGAATGGCCGAAGCGTTATTGATAAGATATTGCCTGTAGCTGACAATCTTTTGTCAGACAGGGGCTGGTTGTACATGGTCACCCTTTCTGCAAATGATCCTTCACAGATCTGCCGTCAAATGGGAGAGAAGGGTTACGCAGCTAAAATTGTTGTCCAGAGATCGACAGAGGAAGAGAGTCTTCATGTTATCAAGTTTTGGCGTGATGGTACCCAATCAATGGCAAAGGAAATGTCAAACACGAACAACACAGTATTTAGAGGGGTCCTGGAATCTGTTCGCTCGCAATTTCCTCAATTATTGTTCTGGAGCAATGGCCATGACAACAACAGCTGA
- the LOC131159659 gene encoding probable arabinosyltransferase ARAD1 isoform X1 has protein sequence MAGRHLYSIGSPRSKSPTILFVCLSLLTLFFIFLFSFSISPSQNPNLRPERSFVASLEHFLASGSRRSRRVPDDTVVSGAEDSVTKLDDLMWRRESEKFREDSYYPALSLAPSPLRVYVYEMPSKFTYDLLWLFRNTYRDTSNLTSNGSPVHRLIEQHSIDYWLWADLIAPESERLLKNVIRVHHQEEADLFYIPFFTTISFFLLEKQQCKALYREALKWVTDQPAWKRSEGRDHILPVHHPWSFKSVRRFMKNAIWLLPDMDSTGNWYKPGQVWLEKDLILPYVPNVDLCDAKCLSESEPMRRTLLFFRGRLKRNAGGKIRAKLVAELSGAEDVVIEEGTAGEGGKEAAQNGMRKSIFCLSPAGDTPSSARLFDAIVSGCIPVILSDELELPFEGILDYRKIVLFVSSSDAMQPGWLLTFLRSISPSRIQEMRRNLAKFSRHFVYSSPAQPVGPEDLVWRMMAGKLVNIKLHTRRSQRVVKDSRRLCTCECRRANSTTSTPLS, from the exons ATGGCAGGAAGGCATTTGTATTCAATTGGAAGCCCTAGATCCAAATCCCCCACCATCCTCTTTGTCTGTCTCTCTCTTCTCactctcttcttcatcttcctcttctccttttctatttctccttcccaaaaccctaacctcagACCCGAGCGCTCCTTCGTAGCCTCACTCGAGCACTTCCTCGCCTCTGGTTCTCGCAGATCTCGTAGGGTTCCTGACGACACGGTGGTTTCTGGTGCTGAAGATTCCGTGACAAAGCTCGATGATTTGATgtggaggagagagagtgagaagttCCGCGAAGATTCGTACTACCCGGCTTTGTCACTGGCGCCGTCGCCCCTTCGGGTTTATGTATACGAAATGCCTTCCAAATTCACCTACGATTTGCTGTGGTTGTTTAGGAATACGTACAGAGACACCTCGAATCTCACCTCTAATGGCAGCCCCGTTCATCGCTTGATCGAACAG CATTCTATTGACTACTGGTTGTGGGCTGATTTGATTGCTCCGGAATCAGAAAGGCTTCTAAAAAATGTTATAAGAGTTCACCATCAGGAAGAGGCAGACCTATTTTACATTCCATTCTTCACAACCATCAGCTTCTTCTTGTTGGAGAAGCAGCAATGCAAGGCACTTTACAGG gaggctttgaaGTGGGTGACAGATCAGCCTGCTTGGAAGCGGTCTGAAGGAAGGGACCACATACTTCCAGTTCATCATCCCTGGTCCTTCAAGTCTGTTCGAAGATTTATGAAGAATGCGATTTGGCTGTTACCAGACATGGACTCTACAGGGAACTG gTACAAGCCTGGACAAGTTTGGCTTGAGAAAGACCTGATACTTCCTTATGTCCCTAATGTTGATTTATGTGATGCAAAATGCTTATCGGAGAGTGAACCAATGAGAAGGACTTTGTTGTTTTTTCGTGGAAGGCTTAAAAGAAATGCT GGAGGAAAGATACGTGCTAAACTTGTGGCTGAACTAAGTGGTGCAGAGGATGTTGTTATCGAGGAGGGTACTGCTGGAGAGGGAGGGAAAGAAGCTGCTCAAAATGGCATGCGCAA GTCTATCTTTTGCCTAAGTCCAGCTGGTGACACTCCATCATCTGCTAGGTTGTTCGATGCTATTGTTAGTGGATGCATACCTGTTATCCTTAGTGATGAACTAGAGCTTCCTTTTGAAGGCATACTTGATTATCGTAAG ATAGTTCTGTTTGTTTCTTCCAGTGATGCCATGCAACCAGGTTGGCTTTTGACATTTCTTAGGAGCATTAGTCCTTCTCGGATACAAGAAATGAGGAGGAACCTAGCCAAG TTTTCAAGGCATTTTGTTTATTCAAGTCCAGCTCAGCCAGTTGGTCCAGAAGATTTAGTGTGGAgaatg ATGGCAGGCAAACTTGTGAACATTAAGCTCCACACCCGGCGATCGCAGCGTGTTGTGAAAGATTCCAGAAGACTCTGTACCTGTGAGTGCAGGCGTGCCAATTCCACAACTTCAACTCCTCTCTCTTGA
- the LOC131159659 gene encoding probable arabinosyltransferase ARAD1 isoform X2 — MAGRHLYSIGSPRSKSPTILFVCLSLLTLFFIFLFSFSISPSQNPNLRPERSFVASLEHFLASGSRRSRRVPDDTVVSGAEDSVTKLDDLMWRRESEKFREDSYYPALSLAPSPLRVYVYEMPSKFTYDLLWLFRNTYRDTSNLTSNGSPVHRLIEQHSIDYWLWADLIAPESERLLKNVIRVHHQEEADLFYIPFFTTISFFLLEKQQCKALYREALKWVTDQPAWKRSEGRDHILPVHHPWSFKSVRRFMKNAIWLLPDMDSTGNWYKPGQVWLEKDLILPYVPNVDLCDAKCLSESEPMRRTLLFFRGRLKRNAGGKIRAKLVAELSGAEDVVIEEGTAGEGGKEAAQNGMRKSIFCLSPAGDTPSSARLFDAIVSGCIPVILSDELELPFEGILDYRKIVLFVSSSDAMQPGWLLTFLRSISPSRIQEMRRNLAKFSRHFVYSSPAQPVGPEDLVWRMVSLSLFSVCAFSL; from the exons ATGGCAGGAAGGCATTTGTATTCAATTGGAAGCCCTAGATCCAAATCCCCCACCATCCTCTTTGTCTGTCTCTCTCTTCTCactctcttcttcatcttcctcttctccttttctatttctccttcccaaaaccctaacctcagACCCGAGCGCTCCTTCGTAGCCTCACTCGAGCACTTCCTCGCCTCTGGTTCTCGCAGATCTCGTAGGGTTCCTGACGACACGGTGGTTTCTGGTGCTGAAGATTCCGTGACAAAGCTCGATGATTTGATgtggaggagagagagtgagaagttCCGCGAAGATTCGTACTACCCGGCTTTGTCACTGGCGCCGTCGCCCCTTCGGGTTTATGTATACGAAATGCCTTCCAAATTCACCTACGATTTGCTGTGGTTGTTTAGGAATACGTACAGAGACACCTCGAATCTCACCTCTAATGGCAGCCCCGTTCATCGCTTGATCGAACAG CATTCTATTGACTACTGGTTGTGGGCTGATTTGATTGCTCCGGAATCAGAAAGGCTTCTAAAAAATGTTATAAGAGTTCACCATCAGGAAGAGGCAGACCTATTTTACATTCCATTCTTCACAACCATCAGCTTCTTCTTGTTGGAGAAGCAGCAATGCAAGGCACTTTACAGG gaggctttgaaGTGGGTGACAGATCAGCCTGCTTGGAAGCGGTCTGAAGGAAGGGACCACATACTTCCAGTTCATCATCCCTGGTCCTTCAAGTCTGTTCGAAGATTTATGAAGAATGCGATTTGGCTGTTACCAGACATGGACTCTACAGGGAACTG gTACAAGCCTGGACAAGTTTGGCTTGAGAAAGACCTGATACTTCCTTATGTCCCTAATGTTGATTTATGTGATGCAAAATGCTTATCGGAGAGTGAACCAATGAGAAGGACTTTGTTGTTTTTTCGTGGAAGGCTTAAAAGAAATGCT GGAGGAAAGATACGTGCTAAACTTGTGGCTGAACTAAGTGGTGCAGAGGATGTTGTTATCGAGGAGGGTACTGCTGGAGAGGGAGGGAAAGAAGCTGCTCAAAATGGCATGCGCAA GTCTATCTTTTGCCTAAGTCCAGCTGGTGACACTCCATCATCTGCTAGGTTGTTCGATGCTATTGTTAGTGGATGCATACCTGTTATCCTTAGTGATGAACTAGAGCTTCCTTTTGAAGGCATACTTGATTATCGTAAG ATAGTTCTGTTTGTTTCTTCCAGTGATGCCATGCAACCAGGTTGGCTTTTGACATTTCTTAGGAGCATTAGTCCTTCTCGGATACAAGAAATGAGGAGGAACCTAGCCAAG TTTTCAAGGCATTTTGTTTATTCAAGTCCAGCTCAGCCAGTTGGTCCAGAAGATTTAGTGTGGAgaatggtctctctctctctcttctctgtGTGTGCGTTTTCGCTATAG
- the LOC131159659 gene encoding probable arabinosyltransferase ARAD1 isoform X3 — protein sequence MAGRHLYSIGSPRSKSPTILFVCLSLLTLFFIFLFSFSISPSQNPNLRPERSFVASLEHFLASGSRRSRRVPDDTVVSGAEDSVTKLDDLMWRRESEKFREDSYYPALSLAPSPLRVYVYEMPSKFTYDLLWLFRNTYRDTSNLTSNGSPVHRLIEQEALKWVTDQPAWKRSEGRDHILPVHHPWSFKSVRRFMKNAIWLLPDMDSTGNWYKPGQVWLEKDLILPYVPNVDLCDAKCLSESEPMRRTLLFFRGRLKRNAGGKIRAKLVAELSGAEDVVIEEGTAGEGGKEAAQNGMRKSIFCLSPAGDTPSSARLFDAIVSGCIPVILSDELELPFEGILDYRKIVLFVSSSDAMQPGWLLTFLRSISPSRIQEMRRNLAKFSRHFVYSSPAQPVGPEDLVWRMMAGKLVNIKLHTRRSQRVVKDSRRLCTCECRRANSTTSTPLS from the exons ATGGCAGGAAGGCATTTGTATTCAATTGGAAGCCCTAGATCCAAATCCCCCACCATCCTCTTTGTCTGTCTCTCTCTTCTCactctcttcttcatcttcctcttctccttttctatttctccttcccaaaaccctaacctcagACCCGAGCGCTCCTTCGTAGCCTCACTCGAGCACTTCCTCGCCTCTGGTTCTCGCAGATCTCGTAGGGTTCCTGACGACACGGTGGTTTCTGGTGCTGAAGATTCCGTGACAAAGCTCGATGATTTGATgtggaggagagagagtgagaagttCCGCGAAGATTCGTACTACCCGGCTTTGTCACTGGCGCCGTCGCCCCTTCGGGTTTATGTATACGAAATGCCTTCCAAATTCACCTACGATTTGCTGTGGTTGTTTAGGAATACGTACAGAGACACCTCGAATCTCACCTCTAATGGCAGCCCCGTTCATCGCTTGATCGAACAG gaggctttgaaGTGGGTGACAGATCAGCCTGCTTGGAAGCGGTCTGAAGGAAGGGACCACATACTTCCAGTTCATCATCCCTGGTCCTTCAAGTCTGTTCGAAGATTTATGAAGAATGCGATTTGGCTGTTACCAGACATGGACTCTACAGGGAACTG gTACAAGCCTGGACAAGTTTGGCTTGAGAAAGACCTGATACTTCCTTATGTCCCTAATGTTGATTTATGTGATGCAAAATGCTTATCGGAGAGTGAACCAATGAGAAGGACTTTGTTGTTTTTTCGTGGAAGGCTTAAAAGAAATGCT GGAGGAAAGATACGTGCTAAACTTGTGGCTGAACTAAGTGGTGCAGAGGATGTTGTTATCGAGGAGGGTACTGCTGGAGAGGGAGGGAAAGAAGCTGCTCAAAATGGCATGCGCAA GTCTATCTTTTGCCTAAGTCCAGCTGGTGACACTCCATCATCTGCTAGGTTGTTCGATGCTATTGTTAGTGGATGCATACCTGTTATCCTTAGTGATGAACTAGAGCTTCCTTTTGAAGGCATACTTGATTATCGTAAG ATAGTTCTGTTTGTTTCTTCCAGTGATGCCATGCAACCAGGTTGGCTTTTGACATTTCTTAGGAGCATTAGTCCTTCTCGGATACAAGAAATGAGGAGGAACCTAGCCAAG TTTTCAAGGCATTTTGTTTATTCAAGTCCAGCTCAGCCAGTTGGTCCAGAAGATTTAGTGTGGAgaatg ATGGCAGGCAAACTTGTGAACATTAAGCTCCACACCCGGCGATCGCAGCGTGTTGTGAAAGATTCCAGAAGACTCTGTACCTGTGAGTGCAGGCGTGCCAATTCCACAACTTCAACTCCTCTCTCTTGA
- the LOC131159660 gene encoding cellulose synthase-like protein D3, translating to MASKSFKPTQSSLSNSSDASDVHHSKPPLPPTVTFGRRTSSGRYISYSRDDLDSELANTDYMVHLPPTPDNQPMQGNGDPTMSERVEEQFVSNSLFTGGSHCIPRAHLMNRVIESHPSHPQMAGMKGSHCAVPGCDGRVMSDERGNDIIPCECDYKICRDCYLDAVKTGDGLCPGCKEPYKATDLDEKAVDNTRNLPMLPPAGMSKMERRLSLMKSTKSGLMRSQTGDFDHTRWLFETRGTYGYGNAIWPKEGSLGNDKDDGVVEPMELMNKPWRPLTRKLNIPAAVLSPYRLLIFIRMVALGLLLVWRVKHPNNDAVWLWGMSVVCEIWFAFSWLLDQLPKLCPVNRSADLSVLKEKFETPFMENNEKSDLPGIDVFVSTADPEKEPPLVTANTILSILASDYPVEKLACYVSDDGGALLTFEAMAEAASFSNLWVPFCRKHGIEPRNPDSYFNLKRDPYKNKIKTDFVKDRRRVKREYDEFKIRINGLPESIRRRSDAYHAREEIRAMKLQRQNKHDDEPMEVVKIPKATWMADGTHWPGTWLNPAPEHSKGDHAAIIQVMLKPPSDDPLHGTVDDSNLIDLTNVDIRLPLLVYVSREKRPGYDHNKKAGAMNALVRASAIMSNGPFILNLDCDHYIYNSEAMREGMCFMMDRGGDRICYVQFPQRFEGIDPSDRYANHNTVFFDVNMRALDGLQGPVYVGTGCLFRRMALYGFDPPRSKERSPGLFDCCFSRRKKNGTVVHTHEENRALRMGDSDDDDFNLPLQPKKFGNSNFFIDSIPVAEFQGRPLADHPSVKNGRPPGALTIPRALLDASTVAEAINAVSCWYEDKTEWGHRVGWIYGSVTEDVVTGYRMHNRGWKSVYCVTKRDAFRGTAPINLTDRLHQVLRWATGSVEIFFSRNNALLATRKMKILQRIAYLNVGIYPFTSIFLIVYCFLPALSLFSGQFIVQTLNVTFLVYLLIITVTLCTLAVLEVKWSGIELEEWWRNEQFWLIGGTSAHLAAVLQGLLKVIAGIEISFTLTSKSAGDDLDDEFADLYIFKWTSLMIPPITIMMVNLIAIAVGFSRTIYSTIPQWSRLIGGVFFSFWVLAHLYPFAKGLMGRRGRTPTIVFVWSGLIAITISLLWVAISPPSGTNQIGGSFQFP from the exons ATGGCATCGAAGTCCTTCAAACCAACCCAATCATCGTTATCGAATAGTTCAGATGCGTCTGATGTGCATCACAGTAAGCCCCCCCTGCCTCCCACAGTCACATTTGGCAGGAGAACCTCATCGGGTCGTTACATAAGCTACTCAAGAGATGATCTTGATAGTGAACTTGCAAATACTGACTATATGGTGCACCTACCGCCCACACCCGACAACCAGCCAATGCAGGGAAATGGGGATCCTACAATGTCAGAGAGGGTTGAAGAGCAATTTGTGTCAAATTCACTTTTTACGGGTGGATCCCACTGCATACCGCGTGCTCATCTCATGAACAGGGTGATTGAATCCCACCCGAGTCATCCGCAAATGGCTGGTATGAAAGGATCTCATTGTGCAGTTCCAGGGTGCGACGGGAGAGTAATGAGTGATGAACGAGGCAATGACATTATCCCTTGTGAATGTGACTACAAAATATGTAGGGATTGTTATTTGGATGCAGTTAAAACAGGTGATGGTTTGTGTCCGGGATGTAAAGAGCCCTACAAGGCCACAGATTTGGATGAAAAGGCAGTGGACAACACCCGGAATCTCCCGATGTTACCACCTGCTGGGATGTCCAAAATGGAGAGAAGGTTGTCTTTGATGAAGTCAACAAAGTCAGGGCTGATGAGAAGCCAGACTGGGGATTTTGATCACACCCGGTGGTTGTTTGAAACAAGGGGGACATATGGATATGGGAATGCTATATGGCCAAAGGAAGGAAGTCTTGGGAATGACAAAGATGATGGGGTTGTTGAGCCGATGGAATTGATGAACAAACCATGGAGACCACTCACTCGAAAACTAAATATACCAGCTGCTGTTCTCAGCCCATACCG GCTTCTAATATTTATTAGGATGGTCGCTCTTGGGCTGCTCTTGGTGTGGAGGGTTAAGCACCCTAACAATGATGCAGTCTGGCTATGGGGGATGTCTGTAGTTTGCGAAATCTGGTTTGCCTTTTCTTGGCTGCTTGACCAACTGCCTAAACTCTGTCCTGTTAATCGTTCTGCCGACCTCAGTGTCTTGAAAGAGAAGTTTGAAACACCTTTTATGGAAAACAATGAAAAATCAGATCTCCCAGGCATAGATGTCTTTGTGTCCACTGCAGATCCAGAGAAGGAGCCACCACTTGTCACCGCAAACACCATCTTGTCTATTTTAGCCTCCGATTATCCAGTTGAAAAGCTTGCTTGCTATGTTTCTGACGATGGAGGTGCACTTCTAACCTTTGAAGCCATGGCTGAAGCTGCTAGTTTTTCCAATTTATGGGTGCCTTTTTGCCGTAAACATGGCATTGAGCCCCGAAATCCTGATTCTTATTTCAATTTGAAGAGGGATCCTTACAAGAACAAAATAAAGACAGATTTTGTCAAGGATCGTAGGCGGGTAAAGCGTGAGTATGATGAGTTCAAGATCCGGATCAATGGCCTGCCTGAGTCTATCCGACGCCGGTCTGACGCCTATCATGCCCGTGAGGAAATCAGGGCTATGAAGCTTCAGAGGCAGAACAAACATGATGATGAACCTATGGAGGTTGTGAAGATCCCAAAAGCTACGTGGATGGCTGATGGAACTCACTGGCCAGGAACTTGGTTGAATCCAGCTCCTGAGCACTCTAAGGGTGATCATGCTGCAATAATACAG GTGATGTTGAAACCTCCAAGTGATGACCCACTGCATGGCACTGTTGATGATTCCAATCTGATTGACCTTACTAATGTTGATATCCGTCTCCCCTTGCTTGTTTATGTTTCCCGTGAGAAGCGTCCTGGCTATGATCACAACAAGAAGGCAGGGGCCATGAATGCCCTGGTTCGAGCCTCTGCCATTATGTCTAATGGCCCCTTCATTCTCAATCTTGACTGTGACCACTACATCTACAACTCGGAGGCCATGAGAGAAGGCATGTGTTTCATGATGGATCGAGGTGGGGATCGCATTTGCTATGTCCAGTTCCCTCAGAGGTTTGAGGGAATAGACCCGTCAGATCGATATGCTAATCACAACACTGTTTTCTTTGATGTCAACATGCGTGCCCTTGATGGGCTTCAGGGCCCAGTTTATGTTGGAACTGGGTGCCTCTTTCGAAGGATGGCCCTTTATGGTTTTGACCCTCCTCGATCAAAAGAACGTTCCCCTGGTCTGTTTGATTGTTGCTTTTCCCGTCGCAAAAAGAATGGCACTGTTGTTCACACCCATGAAGAGAATAGGGCCCTGAGAATGGGTGACTCTGATGATGACGATTTTAACCTCCCATTGCAACCCAAGAAGTTTGGGAACTCAAATTTTTTCATTGATTCAATCCCTGTGGCAGAGTTCCAAGGCCGTCCCCTTGCAGATCATCCATCTGTAAAGAATGGACGACCGCCCGGTGCTCTCACTATTCCTCGGGCTCTGCTTGATGCATCAACTGTTGCAGAGGCAATCAATGCTGTTTCCTGCTGGTATGAGGATAAGACTGAGTGGGGACATCGTGTAGGGTGGATTTATGGATCTGTTACTGAAGACGTGGTCACAGGATATAGGATGCACAACAGGGGATGGAAATCAGTTTATTGCGTCACCAAGCGGGATGCCTTTCGGGGGACTGCACCAATCAATCTCACAGATAGACTCCATCAAGTCCTTCGCTGGGCTACTGGCTCAGTTGAGATATTCTTCTCTCGCAACAATGCCCTCCTGGCCACCCGTAAAATGAAGATTTTGCAGAGGATAGCATACCTCAATGTTGGAATCTACCCATTTACCTCAATATTCTTGATTGTGTATTGCTTTCTTCCTGCCCTTTCCCTCTTCTCTGGCCAGTTCATTGTCCAGACCCTCAATGTCACTTTCCTTGTTTATCTCTTAATCATCACGGTTACTCTCTGTACACTTGCTGTACTGGAGGTCAAGTGGTCAGGTATTGAGCTAGAGGAGTGGTGGCGGAATGAGCAATTTTGGTTGATTGGAGGCACCAGTGCGCACCTTGCTGCTGTGCTTCAGGGTCTTCTGAAAGTCATTGCTGGGATTGAAATATCTTTTACTTTGACATCAAAATCAGCTGGTGATGACCTTGATGATGAGTTTGCTGATCTTTACATCTTCAAATGGACATCTCTGATGATCCCACCAATCACAATTATGATGGTTAACTTAATTGCAATAGCAGTTGGGTTTAGCCGAACAATATACAGCACTATACCACAGTGGAGTCGTCTGATTGGTGGTGTTTTCTTTAGTTTCTGGGTTTTGGCACATCTTTACCCTTTTGCTAAAGGTTTGATGGGAAGACGAGGGAGGACACCGACCATTGTTTTTGTCTGGTCAGGACTTATTGCAATCACCATTTCTCTCCTCTGGGTGGCAATCAGTCCTCCATCAGGTACCAATCAAATTGGAGGCTCATTCCAGTTTCCCTga
- the LOC131160963 gene encoding FAS1 domain-containing protein SELMODRAFT_448915 — MATHMVNHLVLLLALILPAAPTKSIPSRSQDLLVAIEEMQRANYFTFVTLINMSPADLFRARNITFLMPNDRLLSNGILSGTAISDFLLLHSIPSPLLFDYLEHIPSGSIIPTSKPEFVLKIKNHGRRSFFLNNARIISPNICIAGSSIRCHGIDGLLSADKLTSEHNSTVPTPKCPSSSPPPIVAATPPALVGHSPPSLPPPPPIALSLTPLVAPPPARTNVHSEKSASSPWPSYRGLLPLVMLFVLGLSV, encoded by the coding sequence ATGGCAACTCACATGGTCAACCACTTGGTTCTTCTCCTTGCACTGATATTGCCAGCCGCTCCCACCAAGAGTATCCCTTCGAGAAGTCAGGACCTTCTTGTTGCCATTGAAGAGATGCAGAGAGCCAACTACTTCACCTTTGTCACTCTGATCAACATGTCCCCAGCCGACCTCTTTCGTGCCAGGAACATCACTTTTCTGATGCCCAACGATCGGTTGCTGTCGAATGGCATACTCTCAGGAACTGCTATCTCCGACTTCTTGCTCTTGCATTCCATCCCATCCCCTTTGCTCTTTGACTATCTTGAGCACATCCCAAGTGGTTCAATCATCCCAACCTCAAAGCCAGAGTTCGTGCTCAAGATCAAAAACCATGGAAGAAGAAGCTTCTTTCTCAACAATGCAAGGATCATTAGCCCAAACATCTGTATCGCAGGATCTTCAATCCGATGTCATGGCATTGATGGGTTGTTGTCTGCAGATAAGTTGACGTCAGAGCATAATTCTACAGTTCCTACACCAAAGTGTCCTAGTAGTAGTCCACCTCCTATTGTTGCAGCAACACCTCCTGCCCTCGTGGGGCACTCGCCGCCATCATTACCGCCACCTCCGCCCATCGCTCTTAGTCTTACCCCTTTGGTTGCCCCACCACCAGCACGTACGAACGTCCATTCAGAAAAGTCAGCTTCTTCTCCATGGCCATCTTACAGAGGATTATTGCCCCTAGTGATGCTCTTTGTTTTGGGGTTGTCAGTCTAG